GGCCCTCCGCCTCGGCCCGCAGTTGTTGCAACCCGCTTTCCCCTTCCATGGTTTTTGCGAAGAACATTTCCCCCGGGGTTTTCACGCGGTAAGCCGAGGCGATATCCCCACCCCGTACCGGGGTCACCGACAGGATACGTTTTCCAAGCTGGGAGGCCAGGGCCTCATGCAGGGATACGGAAGCCATTAAAGCCGGAATTTTTGGCCCTGGCGCGCTATGCGGTATCCGGCCGCGCGGGTGGATTGGCTTGCGGCACTATCCGGGTCCAGGAGCGGGTTCGTGTGGTTCAGGTGGATAAAATGCACTTTGCGTCGCATCGCGGCGGGAAGGTTGTCCCAGCGCCCACGGCTTTCGGACACAAACGGATGGGGGATTTGTGAAATATCCCGGTAACCGATTTCAGCAGCGTCGTAAAAGGTAGCGTCCACAAATGCGACGTCTACTTCGGAAAGCAGCCGTTCAATAGGGGTCTCCCAGCGCTCCCATTTGTCGATATCCGGAATAAAAAGGACTTTTTGCCGGGGACCGCGGATCAGGAAGCCCACGGTCTCCGAATATTCATCCCGGTGGGGGACTTGCAGCGGGGTCACCTCCAGGGATTCCCCGAGGGTGACGACCGCTCCTGCGCGCAGCGGCTCCAGACGGATGTTTCCCGAGGCCACCAACTGGCTCCACGGCCCATTTTCCTCCAGGAAGGAGCGCATTCGAGGCATGGCAAATACAGGTACCTGCCGGGCTCCAAGGGCCTCTTTCCCCAGGAACATCAGGCCCGTGTAATGTCCGATATGCGCATGGGTCAGGAAAATTCCGTCGGGGACCGCATCGGGCTCCCCCCTGCCCACGCGGCCCAAATCGTGGAGTTGCCGGCTGATATCCGGGGTAGCCTCAAAGAGGTAGCGTTTGCCGCTGCGCGCATCGGAAATCCCCAGGGAGACGACCATGCGGCCTGGGTCCGGCGTTTTTTGCAAGGGGGCGCAGCATGAGCGGGCGCATCCGATGTGCGGGGAACCCCCGTCCTGCACCGTGCCCAGGACAACAAGGGTTACCCCCGCATTCTGGCTCTCCGCAACAGATTGCCCGGAGACGATGAATCCCGGAATACATATAAGGAGTATCCCAAGCAACCGGTTCACGGCCCCTGCAGGATTTCGCTGTATCGCCGGGGCTGCCCCAGGACTTCCCGGGCGGTCAGGATGGCCGCGTCTTTCTCCAGGTAATATTCGTAGAGCCCTTCCCGGTAGAAATAACGCTTGATGATTTCGTCCTCCAGCTGCCGGGTGATTTCGTCCGAATAGGTGTCCAGGGCCCGGAGCTTGCTTTTCTCGATGTCCGCCAGGAGCGTTTTAAAGTCGTTTTCGATGGTTTCCGTGAAAATGACTTCCTCCCGGTCGGTCAGGGCCTTTTCAAGGGCCTTCTCCGTCCGCGTTTCAAACGAAAAACTGCTGCCGGTAACGTGGTCCGTAAACTCCTGGTAGACTGCAGGGGTCAGTTCAAATTCTGCGGGGTTGTCCAGGGTGTGATCGTAGTAGTATTTGGTGGCGAAATCAAAAATGACGTGGTTCTGGACCAGGGCCCGGATGAGTTCGTTGGATTTCAGCTCATCGATGGGGATGTCCGGCTGGACCCCGCCCCCGTCGGTCACCTTCCGGCCGTTCCGCGTTTTGAATTCCTGGAATTCCGTATTCCGCACGGCGTTCCCCGATTCGTCCCGGTTCCAGTAGTCCAGTGCCTGGATGCATCGTCCCGAAGGGGTGTAATACCTGCTGATGGTTACCTTCAATTGCGTGCCGTAGGTGAGTTTCAGGGGCCGCTGTACGAGTCCCTTTCCAAAACTCCGCGCCCCGATAATCACTGCCCGGTCCAGGTCCTGCAGCCCGCCGGATACGATTTCACTTGCCGAGGCACTTTGGCCGTCCACGAGGATGGCCAGCGGGATTTCCGTATCCACTGGCCGCTTCCGGGTCTCGTATTCCTGGTTGAATTTGGCAACTTTGGATTTCGTGGTGACGATCAATTCGCCTTTTGGCACAAACAGGTTGGTCACGTTGATCGCCTCGGAAAGCAAGCCGCCGGGGTTGCCGCGCAAGTCCAGGATAATCCGTTCGGCTCCCTGTTCCTTGAGGTCCAGCAACGCTTCCTCGGTTTGGGAGGATGCCTTGGAGTTGAAGCGGGAGAGCACGATGTAACCTGTTTTATCATCCGCCATCCGGTAAAAGGGCACGGCGTCCACCTCAATGGCGCTCCGCTCCACGGTTGTGGACTGCAGTTTCCCCTGCCGCAGAAAGCTCACGGAAACAGACGAATTGTTGGCCCCTTTCAGCAGCTCGGCCGCGTCGTCCTTGAAATCCGCAACGGAGATATCGCCGATGGTGACAATCTCGTCCCCCGCTTTCAGGCCGGCCCGGTCTGCCGGATACCCTTTGTAAGGCTCCACGATCACCAGGCGGTCTTCGTAGGACCGCACCAGGGCCCCGATGCCGGAGTATTCCCCGGCATTGTTGATTTTGTAGGCCTCCACGTCCTGTTCGTTGAGGAAGACCGTGTAGGGATCCAGCTCTTCGAGCATGTTCTTAATGGCCGAATCCATGAGTTCTGCAGGGTTCGTCTCGTCCACGTAGTTCATGTTGAGTTCCTTGAACAGGGTGGTGAATATTTCGATTTGCTTGGCGATCTCAAAAAAATCGCTTTTAAAGGCCGTAGTCGTCAGGAACAGGCCAATGGCCAGGACCGGGACAACAACCTTAGTCTTCAGTAACTGCTTCATGGGAATCGAATTTTTTTAGCAGGATGTTCGTGGCTTTTGAAACCCCCTCAAAATCGGGCATTTCCCTTCCAATGTATAAAATAACGAACGCAAAGCTTCCCTTTGTATTGTTAAAAGTCCCGGGCTTTTCCAGGCGGAAGGCCTCGCGCATCAACCGTTTGATCCGGTTGCGTTGCACGGCCTTCCGGAAGGAGCGCTTGGGCACGGCAAATCCGGCCTGGAACGGCACGGGCTCCGGGAGGGGTGTTTCCAGGTAGTACAACAGCAGCGGGTAGGCTTTAACCGTGCGACCCTTGCGGAAAACCTCCTCCCACAATTTCCGGTGCGCCAGTTTTTCCCGTTTGGGGAATCGAAAAGAAACCATGTCCAAAAATAGGAATAAATCCCCCAGCAGCCCGGATGACAAATATCATATATTCCAGGCCCCCCAGGCCCTAACTTGCCGGATATAAACCGGGGATCCCCCCTGCACGAAATCACCTTTTATCTAGAAACTACCTTCTATGGGAAATTTAGCTGTAAAGACCCTGGACACCTCCCTGGAAAGGGCGCAATACTACCGGCAATTGCTAACGGATATCGCGGCCCTGGAGGTGATGCTCGAAGACGGCCTTTTTGAGCGGAACGAAATGCACATCGGCGCGGAACAGGAATTTTGCCTGGTAAATGCGGATTGGGAGCCCTCCATGAACGCCCCCAAGATCCTCAGCGACCTGAACGAGCCGCATTTTACGCCCGAACTGACCCGGTATAACCTGGAGATCAATCTGGACCCGAGGCGGTTGCAGGGAACCTGCCTCTCGGACATGCACAACCAGCTCAGGGACCTGCTCGGCCGCGCTCAAGAAGCGGCGGCAAGGCACGGCGACAAAATTATCCTCACCGGGGTCCTGCCCACCATCAGCACCCGCCACCTTGGCCAGGCATATATGGCCCCGCTCAACCGCTACCGCATCCTGAATGAAGCCGTGAAGCACGTCCGGGATTCCGACCTGGAAATGCATATCAAAGGGGTGGACGAGGTGAATCTGCACCACGACTCCATCATGTATGAAGGGTGCAACACGAGCTTCCAGAGCCACCTCCAGATAGACCCGGAGGATTTCTCAAGCGCCTATAACTGGGCCCAGGCCATCGCCGGCCCCGTCCTGTCGGTATGTGCCAATTCGCCCTTGCTGATGGGACGCGAACTCTGGGAGGAAACCCGGATTGCCCTTTTTTCGCAGAGCGTGGACACCCGCAGGAGTACCTTCCGGCTCAATGAGCGCGAGCCGCGGGTAGGCTTCGGATCCGAATGGGAGACCGGCAGTGCCGCAGATTTTTTTAAGCGGTCCGTGGCGCGATACCGCAGCCTGATATCAACGGATTTTGAGGCGTCGGACAGCCTGGAACAGGTAAACCGCGGCCAGGCCCCCGCCCTGACCGCACTGAGCCTGTACAATGGTACGGTTTACCCCTGGAACCGTCTCTGTTATGGCCGGGGCGGAAAGAAACCGCACCTGCGGATCGAAAACCGCTACCTGCCTTCCGGACCTACAACGGCCGATGAGATCGCCAACCTGGCTTTCTGGACAGGGATCATGACGGGACGCCCCTCCGAGTTCGACGACATCCGCAAGAAAATGGATTTCCGGGACGCCAAAAAGAACTTTTTCCATGCCGCCCGCTACGGTATGTCCGCCCAGTTCCGCTGGCAGGGAAAAGATGTCCCGGCCCGGGAACTCCTGCTGGATTTCTTCCTGCCCATTGCCTATCGGGGGCTTTCCCGGATGCAGGTGGCCGGTGCGGACATCACCAAATACTTAAAACTGATCGAGAATCGGATCCGGAGTCAATCGGGAGCCGAATGGAAGATAAGAACCTACCGGGAACTCCGGAAAGAGCTTCGCCAGCCCGATGCGCTTCGCGTACTGACCGCCAGCCTGTACAACCGTTCACTCAAGGGGTATCCGGTAGCCACCTGGAAAAAGTATACCTGCAACGAGGTGTTCAGCGGCCGCCGTTCCGCGAGTGTTCGCGACCTGATGAGTACCCGGATCATCACGGCCCATGAGAACGACAGCGCAGCCCTGGTGGTGCACCTGATGAAATGGAACGGGTTCCACCACCTTCCTGTATTGGACGGAAACCAGGAATTGATTGGCCTGCTCAGTTGGAAGGATGTCGGGGAACTGGCGGATAGTCCCGAAATATACGATATGCGGATTGCCGACCTGATGAAAACGGAATTGATAACCACAGGCCCGGATAAATCCATTCGATCGGCCCGGGAACTGATGGCCTCCTACGGGATCCATTGTCTTCCCGTCGTCTCGGGTCGGGAACTGATAGGCCTGCTTACTTCAACAGACATTGATAACGAAGACTGAATCTGACGCACCTCGGGAAATCAGGGATACCGGGATCCGGATCATCGGCGATATTCGCGGGCCGGAGCCCGGGGCTACGCTGATTTGTTTCGGCGGAATCCACGGCAACGAGCCGGCCGGTATCCTGGCGCTGGAGGAAGTTTTCCGCCAGCTGGAATCCGCAAAGGAGCCCCTGTCTGCCGGGCGGTTTATCGGGGTGCGTGGCAACCTCCCCGCCCTCCGGCGGAGCAAGCGTTACCTGGAGCAGGACCTGAACCGGATTTGGACGCGGACCCGGATCGGGCAGGTGTGTGCCACCGCCCCGGGCGAGCGGTCTACGGAAGAGCACCAGCTCGCCGAGATCCTCACATGGCTCCGGGAACTCCTGGAGGAAGAGCAGCCCCCGTTCTATTTTATCGATTTGCACACCACTTCGAGCCCTACCCTGCCATTTGTAACCATGAACGACGCGGTCATCAACCGGAAGTTTGCACAGCTCTTCCCGGTCCCGGTAATCCTCGGGATTGAAGAATACCTGGACGGGCCGCTATTGAGTTATATCAACGAATTGGGCTATGTTTCCCTGGGCTTTGAATCCGGGCAGCACCAGGAGCCGTCGGCCGCAGACTCCGCTGTGGACTTTGTCAGGCTTGCGCTGATCTTTGCCGGGCTGCTATCCGATACGGGCGGGAGGGAAACGCGGAGCCGGCTTGCGAACCTGCGGGAGGCGGCAA
This genomic window from Robiginitalea biformata HTCC2501 contains:
- a CDS encoding CBS domain-containing protein — its product is MGNLAVKTLDTSLERAQYYRQLLTDIAALEVMLEDGLFERNEMHIGAEQEFCLVNADWEPSMNAPKILSDLNEPHFTPELTRYNLEINLDPRRLQGTCLSDMHNQLRDLLGRAQEAAARHGDKIILTGVLPTISTRHLGQAYMAPLNRYRILNEAVKHVRDSDLEMHIKGVDEVNLHHDSIMYEGCNTSFQSHLQIDPEDFSSAYNWAQAIAGPVLSVCANSPLLMGRELWEETRIALFSQSVDTRRSTFRLNEREPRVGFGSEWETGSAADFFKRSVARYRSLISTDFEASDSLEQVNRGQAPALTALSLYNGTVYPWNRLCYGRGGKKPHLRIENRYLPSGPTTADEIANLAFWTGIMTGRPSEFDDIRKKMDFRDAKKNFFHAARYGMSAQFRWQGKDVPARELLLDFFLPIAYRGLSRMQVAGADITKYLKLIENRIRSQSGAEWKIRTYRELRKELRQPDALRVLTASLYNRSLKGYPVATWKKYTCNEVFSGRRSASVRDLMSTRIITAHENDSAALVVHLMKWNGFHHLPVLDGNQELIGLLSWKDVGELADSPEIYDMRIADLMKTELITTGPDKSIRSARELMASYGIHCLPVVSGRELIGLLTSTDIDNED
- the rnpA gene encoding ribonuclease P protein component; the protein is MVSFRFPKREKLAHRKLWEEVFRKGRTVKAYPLLLYYLETPLPEPVPFQAGFAVPKRSFRKAVQRNRIKRLMREAFRLEKPGTFNNTKGSFAFVILYIGREMPDFEGVSKATNILLKKFDSHEAVTED
- a CDS encoding S41 family peptidase, which produces MKQLLKTKVVVPVLAIGLFLTTTAFKSDFFEIAKQIEIFTTLFKELNMNYVDETNPAELMDSAIKNMLEELDPYTVFLNEQDVEAYKINNAGEYSGIGALVRSYEDRLVIVEPYKGYPADRAGLKAGDEIVTIGDISVADFKDDAAELLKGANNSSVSVSFLRQGKLQSTTVERSAIEVDAVPFYRMADDKTGYIVLSRFNSKASSQTEEALLDLKEQGAERIILDLRGNPGGLLSEAINVTNLFVPKGELIVTTKSKVAKFNQEYETRKRPVDTEIPLAILVDGQSASASEIVSGGLQDLDRAVIIGARSFGKGLVQRPLKLTYGTQLKVTISRYYTPSGRCIQALDYWNRDESGNAVRNTEFQEFKTRNGRKVTDGGGVQPDIPIDELKSNELIRALVQNHVIFDFATKYYYDHTLDNPAEFELTPAVYQEFTDHVTGSSFSFETRTEKALEKALTDREEVIFTETIENDFKTLLADIEKSKLRALDTYSDEITRQLEDEIIKRYFYREGLYEYYLEKDAAILTAREVLGQPRRYSEILQGP
- a CDS encoding MBL fold metallo-hydrolase, giving the protein MNRLLGILLICIPGFIVSGQSVAESQNAGVTLVVLGTVQDGGSPHIGCARSCCAPLQKTPDPGRMVVSLGISDARSGKRYLFEATPDISRQLHDLGRVGRGEPDAVPDGIFLTHAHIGHYTGLMFLGKEALGARQVPVFAMPRMRSFLEENGPWSQLVASGNIRLEPLRAGAVVTLGESLEVTPLQVPHRDEYSETVGFLIRGPRQKVLFIPDIDKWERWETPIERLLSEVDVAFVDATFYDAAEIGYRDISQIPHPFVSESRGRWDNLPAAMRRKVHFIHLNHTNPLLDPDSAASQSTRAAGYRIARQGQKFRL
- a CDS encoding succinylglutamate desuccinylase/aspartoacylase family protein; the encoded protein is MITKTESDAPREIRDTGIRIIGDIRGPEPGATLICFGGIHGNEPAGILALEEVFRQLESAKEPLSAGRFIGVRGNLPALRRSKRYLEQDLNRIWTRTRIGQVCATAPGERSTEEHQLAEILTWLRELLEEEQPPFYFIDLHTTSSPTLPFVTMNDAVINRKFAQLFPVPVILGIEEYLDGPLLSYINELGYVSLGFESGQHQEPSAADSAVDFVRLALIFAGLLSDTGGRETRSRLANLREAAKGDAAFYEVYYRHALQSAREFRMVRGLKSFQPLPGGTLLAHDRDEPVFLKRKGILFMPLYQEQGEEGFFLIRRIAPWALKLSAWLRRFRFQDWLAFLPGIRWADGNTLLVNLRIARFFSKPLFHLLGFRSRHRGRSHLLLTNRERTARNADYRDTFWFSLKRPGRLR